The Chryseobacterium glaciei DNA window TGGAATCAAAAATAGAAAAGAAAGACTCTTTAAATAAAAAATCAGAAAAAATTGTGGTAAATGTTCCTGCTCCAAAAATAATTAAGGAAACAAAAATCATCTATAAAGACAAACCAAAAAGCGAAAATTATGAACTGAATGTTCCTAAAAACAAAATGGTAAAAACAGGAACTTTGGAACTTACCGTAAATGATGCCGAAACGGCAAAAGAAATCATAAAAGAAGAAGTTAAAAAATATGATGGTTTTATAAGAAGTGAAAACATTTCATTAAATAACAACGAAAATAAAACAGCCTACATCAAAGTAAAAGTTCCGATTCAAAAGTTTGAATATTTGATGGATGAATTAAGCAACAATAACATCGGAAAAGTTGAAAATAAATCAATTGAAGTTTCAGGACAGGATTTTGCTCAAAACACGATGTGCGAACTAGACATTACACTTTACGGCAGCGAAGATGCTTACATTAAAGGTGAAGACACAGAATCTTTCGGAGGAAAATCTCTAGCTGCAATATCATCCGGCTGGAATGTCATCACCTCTATTTTCCTATTCATTCTTCCTCTATGGCCAATACTTTTGATCGCAGGAATTGGATATTATTTTTATAAAAAGAAAAACAAAAATCTCCCAAATAACGATTCTAACTAAATTATTACAATCCATCCTCGTGATGGATTTTTATTTTAATAATATTTTAATGAAAACTATACGCAATACATAATACTTATTTATACCTTTATTAATGTAGATTTTAAATAAATACTTTCGTTCCCCAGAATGAAATATCAAAAAATATTATATTAAAGTTATGTGATTCGTGAAAGTAAAAAGGCTCCCAAATTGAGAGCCTTTTGCTATTATTTCATATTCACTATTTTATCTACGACATACGTAGTGTTTCCTCTCCATGGCAAAGCTCCGTTGTATTCTTTGTAATGAAGATCGAATGATTTTCCGCTATTTAGCTCCAATTGTTTAAAAACTTCAGGATCTGAAACTGAAAACTCAAACTCATAACTTGTAATACTTCCGGTTTTACCCCTTCCGAAACCTTCCTGAATCAATTTGC harbors:
- a CDS encoding DUF4349 domain-containing protein, which codes for MKKFILLVAVSSTFIMCKKGEASQSQFEKAVNTADSAATVASETINSVNNSANAVLDSANVKIKEFEDTKNGVKEKIEATSKMVDSLSDKITSTKLESKIEKKDSLNKKSEKIVVNVPAPKIIKETKIIYKDKPKSENYELNVPKNKMVKTGTLELTVNDAETAKEIIKEEVKKYDGFIRSENISLNNNENKTAYIKVKVPIQKFEYLMDELSNNNIGKVENKSIEVSGQDFAQNTMCELDITLYGSEDAYIKGEDTESFGGKSLAAISSGWNVITSIFLFILPLWPILLIAGIGYYFYKKKNKNLPNNDSN